The proteins below are encoded in one region of Borrelia duttonii Ly:
- a CDS encoding amidophosphoribosyltransferase: MWNWTVFKSILLPFCSYCHGNYVCLNSLCKQCITFFHFDVKLKDDIWYFFEYKDEYKKLILAYKSDGQKLLGKFFANMILQFLMNIDFDLVVSVPCSFKRNVFYDFDHMEYIGNFLSKKGINYINILKRDLGRSQKLLRGNLRYTNLENKIKLRSKYKHIKFKRVVLIDDIVTTGTSMTFCENILIKHGFYQVMKLSIARV; the protein is encoded by the coding sequence ATGTGGAATTGGACTGTTTTTAAAAGTATATTGCTTCCTTTTTGTTCTTATTGTCATGGAAATTATGTTTGTTTAAATTCCCTTTGCAAGCAGTGTATTACTTTTTTTCATTTTGATGTTAAGTTGAAAGATGATATTTGGTATTTTTTTGAATATAAAGATGAATATAAAAAATTAATTCTTGCTTATAAGAGTGATGGACAAAAATTACTTGGTAAATTTTTTGCAAATATGATTTTGCAATTTTTAATGAATATTGATTTTGATTTGGTTGTTAGTGTTCCTTGTAGTTTTAAAAGAAATGTTTTTTATGATTTTGATCATATGGAATATATTGGTAATTTCTTATCTAAGAAAGGGATAAATTATATCAATATTTTGAAACGAGATTTGGGGAGAAGTCAAAAGCTATTACGTGGAAATTTGAGATATACTAATTTAGAGAATAAGATTAAGTTAAGATCTAAATATAAACATATAAAATTTAAAAGAGTTGTGCTTATTGATGATATTGTGACAACCGGAACATCTATGACTTTTTGTGAAAATATCCTCATAAAGCATGGATTTTATCAGGTAATGAAACTGTCAATTGCTAGAGTTTAG